One window from the genome of Oryza glaberrima chromosome 3, OglaRS2, whole genome shotgun sequence encodes:
- the LOC127768839 gene encoding transcription factor RSL2-like — MEDSEAMAQLLGVQYFGNDQEQQQPAAAAPPAMYWPAHDAADQYYGSAPYCYMQQQQHYGCYDGGAMVAGGDFFVPEEQLVADPSFMVDLNLEFEDQNGGDAGGAGSSAAAAAAATKMTPACKRKVEDHKDESSTDNVARKKARSTAATVVQKKGNKNAQSKKAQKGACSRSSNQKESNGGGDGGNVQSSSTNYLSDDDSLSLEMTSCSNVSSASKKSSLSSPATGHGGAKARAGRGAATDPQSLYARKRRERINERLKILQNLIPNGTKVDISTMLEEAVHYVKFLQLQIKLLSSDDMWMFAPIAYNGVNVGLDLKISPPQQQ, encoded by the exons ATGGAGGACTCGGAGGCGATGGCGCAGCTGCTCGGCGTGCAGTACTTCGGCAATGaccaggagcagcagcagccggcggcggcggcgccgccggcgatgtaCTGGCCGGCGCACGATGCGGCCGACCAGTACTACGGCTCGGCGCCATACTGCtacatgcagcagcagcagcattacGGGTgctacgacggcggcgcgatggtggccggcggcgacttcTTCGTGCCGGAGGAGCAGCTGGTGGCCGACCCGAGCTTCATGGTGGACCTGAACCTCGAGTTCGAGGACCAGAACGGCGGCGATGCTGGCGGCGCtgggagcagcgccgccgccgccgccgccgccaccaagatGACACCGGCGTGCAAGAGGAAGGTTGAGGATCACAAGGATGAGAGCTCCACGGACAACGTCGCGAGGAAGAAGGCGCGCTCCACGGCAGCAACA GTGGTGCAGAAGAAGGGTAATAAGAACGCGCAGTCAAAGAAGGCGCAGAAGGGCGCGTGCAGCCGGAGCAGCAACCAGAAGGagagcaatggcggcggcgacggcggcaatgTGCAGAGCTCGAGCACCAACTACCTCTCTGATGACGACTCGCTGTCGCTGGAGATGACTTCGTGCAGCAACGTGAGCTCGGCGTCCAAGAAGTCGTCGTTGTCATCGCCGGCGAccgggcacggcggcgcgaaggcgagggccgggcgcggggcggcgacCGATCCGCAAAGCCTCTATGCCAGG aagaggagagaaaggatCAATGAACGGCTAAAGATACTGCAGAATCTTATCCCAAATGGAACCAAG gTGGACATCAGCACGATGCTTGAAGAAGCAGTTCACTACGTCAAGTTCTTGCAGCTCCAAATCAAG CTTCTGAGCTCGGATGATATGTGGATGTTCGCGCCGATCGCGTACAACGGGGTCAACGTCGGGCTCGACCTCAAGATCTCTCCACCGCAGCAGCAATGA